In Equus caballus isolate H_3958 breed thoroughbred chromosome 7, TB-T2T, whole genome shotgun sequence, one DNA window encodes the following:
- the LOC102148971 gene encoding isocitrate dehydrogenase [NAD] subunit gamma, mitochondrial: protein MLTAAGFSGKAMFRPSILGHSWEILLGRETSLRSFSSKHNIPPSAKYGGRHTVTMIPGDGIGPELMLHVKTVFRRMCVPVDFEEVQVNSTSCEEDVHNAIMAVRRNRVALKGNIETDHSLPPSHKSRNSLFRTMLDLYASVIHFQSLPGVETQHKNVDILVVRENTEGEYSNLEHESVKGVIESLKIITKAKSLRIAECAFQLAQDMGRKKVTAVHKANIMKLGDGLFLQCCREVASHYPQLTFESMIVDNTTMQLVSRPQQFDVMVMPNLYGNIVNNVCTGLVGGAGLVPGANYGHIYAVFETASKQSGKNIANKNMANPTAMLLSSCIMLDYLKLHSYATSIRTAVLASVENKSVHTPDIGGQSTTLDFIQNIINHIDTVN from the coding sequence ATGCTGACAGCTGCCGGTTTCTCTGGGAAGGCCATGTTCCGACCTTCCATTCTTGGCCATTCTTGGGAGATCTTACTTGGCCGTGAAACCTCCCTGAGGAGCTTTTCTTCTAAACACAATATTCCTCCATCAGCCAAGTATGGTGGGCGGCACACTGTGACTATGATTCCTGGGGATGGCATCGGGCCTGAACTTATGCTGCATGTCAAGACTGTGTTCAGAcgtatgtgtgtgcctgtggacTTTGAGGAGGTGCAGGTTAACTCCACTTCTTGCGAAGAGGACGTGCATAATGCCATCATGGCAGTCCGTCGAAACCGTGTGGCCTTGAAGGGCAACATTGAAACTGACCACAGTCTGCCACCATCTCACAAATCCCGCAACAGCCTGTTTCGCACCATGCTAGATCTCTATGCCAGTGTCATCCATTTTCAGAGTCTGCCGGGTGTGGAGACCCAGCACAAGAACGTAGACATCTTAGTTGTTCGGGAAAACACAGAGGGTGAATACAGCAACCTGGAGCATGAGAGTGTGAAAGGAGTGATAGAGAGCCTAAAGATCATCACTAAGGCCAAGTCTTTGCGCATTGCTGAATGTGCCTTCCAGCTGGCCCAGGACATGGGGCGCAAGAAAGTGACAGCTGTGCACAAGGCCAACATCATGAAATTGGGAGATGGTCTCTTCCTCCAGTGCTGTAGGGAGGTGGCCTCCCACTATCCTCAGCTCACCTTTGAAAGCATGATTGTCGATAACACTACCATGCAGCTGGTATCCCGCCCCCAGCAGTTTGATGTCATGGTGATGCCCAATCTTTATGGCAACATTGTCAACAATGTCTGCACAGGGTTGGTTGGAGGAGCAGGGCTTGTGCCTGGTGCCAACTATGGACACATATATGCAGTGTTTGAAACAGCTTCAAAGCAATCTGGCAAGAATATAGCCAATAAGAATATGGCTAACCCTACTGCCATGCTGCTGTCGAGTTGTATTATGCTGGATTACCTCAAGCTTCACTCCTATGCCACTTCCATACGTACTGCAGTCTTGGCATCCGTGGAGAATAAAAGTGTCCATACTCCAGACATTGGAGGCCAGAGTACCACATTGGATTTCATTCAAAATATCATCAACCACATCGATACTGTCAATTAA